AATTCCCGCCATCGTGCAAGATGCGGCAAGTAAAGAAGTGCTGACCCTTGCCTATATGAACAAGGAATCGTACGAAAAAACGCTGGAAACGAAAGAAACATGGTTTTACAGCCGTTCGCGCCAAGAGTTATGGCATAAAGGAGAAACCTCAGGCAACACGCAAGCCGTTAAGGGCATCCGATATGACTGCGACCAAGACGCATTGATCGTACTCGTAGAGCCATCCGGCCCGGCATGCCACACAGGCAGCTACAGCTGTTTTACAAAGGAACAATCAGAAGAACAGGCTGCGGGACGATTTGACATCATGAACGAACTGGAACGCGTGATCGCGGAGCGGCAAGCGGAAATGCCTGAGGGAGCATACACCACTTATCTTTTCCGTGAAGGTGTCGATAAAATTCTGAAAAAAGTCGGTGAAGAAGCATCCGAGGTGATCATTGCCGCGAAAAACCGAGACCGCGAGGAACTCAAATGGGAAGCGGCAGACTTGCTGTATCACCTGCTTGTCTTGCTCAGAGAACAAGCTCTGCCGCTGGATGATGTGCTTGATGTGTTGAAGAAACGCCATACTGAAAAGTAAGAGGAGTGGAGCTGTTCATTAGCAGCTCCCTTTTTATGCATCTTTACGCCTGATCCATTTGTCGTGTTTCGGTAAATAAAGTGTAAAAAAGCACTGCTCACAAAAAATAGACATCAAAAAACCAATCGAATTCCCTATTCATCGAAAATTTTCCATGATGTAACATAACTAAGGATGAAAATCCCTGTTGGATAGCAGGTCTTTAGCATGATTTTGTGGAAACCGGTAAGGAGAGCAAAAAAAGGCATATCATGAAAAAGGAAGTACATTCGAAAATGGGGAGAGAATGGTGAACGAAAAAATTGATGAACTGAACAAAAGAGTTGGACGTTTGGAACAAGAACTGGCCAATGTCAAAAAAGAGATCGCATATCTCACGGCAGGCAAGCAAGAACAAGTTATAGCCAAAACGGTAGAACATCCAAAAATCAACAAAGAAACCGAAGTGCCAAAACAAA
The Bacillus vallismortis genome window above contains:
- the hisIE gene encoding bifunctional phosphoribosyl-AMP cyclohydrolase/phosphoribosyl-ATP diphosphatase HisIE; amino-acid sequence: MKQADELRFNEDGLIPAIVQDAASKEVLTLAYMNKESYEKTLETKETWFYSRSRQELWHKGETSGNTQAVKGIRYDCDQDALIVLVEPSGPACHTGSYSCFTKEQSEEQAAGRFDIMNELERVIAERQAEMPEGAYTTYLFREGVDKILKKVGEEASEVIIAAKNRDREELKWEAADLLYHLLVLLREQALPLDDVLDVLKKRHTEK